TGGTTATTGCAGCTGTAGCATTGGGGATTGCAGTTCTGGAGGTAACGAGCTCATCCTCTTCATTAGTTGGACTTCAGAAGCAGAAATGACACATTCACTGAGCCCTTTCTGTTGTACTAACCCTCAGATTTGTGCCATGGCTGTCTCCATGATCCtttactgcaaaataaaatccatgAGGGCTTGAAGACCAAAAGCCTCAGGAGGATCGTGGGGATCACTGGGGCTTTTTGAGTCCTGCATCGCCTCTGGAGGAGTTTATCACCTTTATGCTGCAAGGACGCTTCATGACTGAATCTCTTGTGCAATCAGaataacaaatgtatttttactacATTGATGTGTAATAGATGCCAATGATGGATGTAAATGATCGTTATGACCAGGCTTCAGGCAACTCGTGGCCATTTAATGAGGAGTTACATGGAAACTGCTTCACTGTGATGATGAGCCAAAGGCTGGTTGCCATAATGCAGCAGCAGAGTGATGTGTTTGTTGTATGTGATCCATTTCCAAATAAAGGTCAAAGTGTTTGTAGGCGACTGCATTGATCTGTGGCTTTACAAAAGCTTTGAAGGGGAAAAGAAGCAGCAAACTGCAGGTGAGTGAGACTGatttcctcttctgtctcaCCTGTCCAGGTGCAAAGTTGCACAGTTTCCATTAGAAATGTATCATTTGTCTGAAAGTATTAAGAGCGACCTGATCGCTGATTCCCACCGATAGTTTGAGGATTGTGTTTAGACAAGATAACGTCGGGCTAATTCATGTTTATTGAGTCTGATAAACCTTAAAAGCTGATGTTAATGTGTAACTTTAAATACATAAGCCCTACTCTGACTGAAAGCCTAGCTGGAGTTTCACTCTGGACTCTGGCTCCATTTGCTGCTCATCGGTCTGGAAAGAAATCGACTCTCTGCAGGCCAAACAAAAGGCAGGACCATATCTGATCAGAGCAGGTAAACCCACCTGTACTAACACACAGGTCTGACTTTTAGAAACTACAGTAAGACAGTTATTGCTTTTTAAAGTGGACCTGTGCTGCTCTGATGTGGAATATTCTTTAATAGGAAGTGGTTTTAAAATGGTAGTAGGGCTAAACACTTACTGTACAGTCTGGACCTGCACATGGGCTCACATCATCTTTTTTCTGTTCCAGGACCAGTTTTTAACCACGGGGATCAGGAGGTTCATGTACTGGAACACATTTGAACCCAGAAAGTGTCCTGTGGTAACACGGTCACCCAGAGGAGGCTGCAGCTGCCCTGCAGGGGGCGCTGTCGCTCCATTTCCTGCTGCAGACTGAGACTGGAGCTACAGCTGCTCTGCAGGGGGCGCTGTCGCTCAGTCTGATCTGCAGATCTGATAACAGGTCTGTTCTCATGCTGCAGGTCCAGACCCACGAGCTGAGAGGACCATTCCTTCACTTTTATCTTATGAGAGCATTTCTCATCTGACTGTTGAATAGCAATTATCACCTGAAACCTAGTTCTaaggattttctttctttctgttcttgcTCAGTGGTTTTTTGTTTCCCTGCGTGACAAATGtgtcagaatttatttttttttgagaaTCTGCAGCGTCATATTGAAATGTAAATAgttttaaatgtgcatgtttatattcctacaaacaaaatgcagtaaatgtGTTTAGTTGTGTTATTTGTCAAGCATTTCTTAAAGTTATGTAAGAGACCTTTCATAGAAGTGTGTGTTGTTTCGTGTTGCTGTGTTACAGAGATCTTCCAGCTGAGTCTGAACACGTGAAGATGGGCAACTATTTCAGTGAACAGGCAGAACTGGACCGATTTGTGAAGTCTCTCAAAGACGGTCCAGATCTGAGAGTCAATGAGAACATTGTGATGTTCTGCGGTCTGTCCTCTTCAGACAATCTGAAACAACACTATGagaagaggaagatggaggTGGGTGACTATGGTGCCAACTGGATCAAGGCCTTGGTGGACAAACTGGCTGCTCTGAAGTGTGCTCCTGAGCTGGGGGGCATTGGGGGGCTCGCCATCGCCATTTTCATCGACATAATTTCCTCCACTCCGCCTGAGGAGAGCACCAAGGAAGCTCTGCGAAGTGTGTTTGCAGAGGAGAAGGCCTCCGAGGTCTGGGATTTGATCGACGAGTGCCTGAAGAGGTGTGTGATGAACCTTCAGAACCCAAACGACCTGAAGAGCGATATCAGACGGATCGAGCAGCAGCTGAGTGTCGCCATCACCAAGCTGAAGAACTCCATGGTGAGGGACGGGCACATGTCGTCTTCGGCTCTGAAGGCCTGGGTGAACGGGGCGGCCTTCCACGTTCAGATGCTGATCCACCTGGTGCGACTCGGAGAGCTCCAGACCTGCGACCCAGTGCAGAAACTCCTCTCTGTTTGTGAGGACGACGTGGACCCACTGTTCAAAAAGCACCAGAAACGTCATGCATGTGAATTATAGATTTAACTTGttagaaaaacattaacattcaagATTATTGCACTTTCTAATATCTGAAAGGAAATAAATGGCTTTATTTCTAACACATAACACTTTGTTGTGAAATGTGTTCCCTCCTTCCAAAGTGTCCGTCATGAACACAGTCCACCTTTACACCTGTGAACATTACAAACCTCGTACCTGCAATAAAGTTGTAGATGTTTGTTTATCATAGATGTGCCAAtgaattttttttcctgttttcacctGCACAGAAAGATGCAAATGACCACAGACAACCAGACCCCCCCAGTCGGTGCTGGGGGTCCCTGTGCAGGAGGGGCCCAGGGGCCTGGTGTctaaataatattataaaattaaatataatcatATAAAACTGTTGACAAGATGTTAATTCCAGGTCTTGAGGGCATGAAACATGTGAATACAGTGTGTGGTGGGAGAAGTACTGTGATCCTTTACGGCAGtacaaataccacagagtaaaaatcccatgttccaagtaaaagtcctgcattcaaaatattGCTGCAGTACAAATATCAGTATCCAAATGTGCTTGAAATAGCCACAGTAAAAGTAGTACTGGAAATACTAATACCTCAGAACTGAAGTACAGCACTTGAGTACATGCAGTTTTACTCTGACGACCTAGTTTCCTTTCTctttgaaagaacaaaaaaatccctcctcctacatttcccacaatgccccTCTACGCCAGAGAGCAGCACGCAGCTCCACGTGCTCGTGGATTTAAACCAGTACACAGAGGAGGGGCGGGAAAGTGTGTCACTGGGGCACGAGGCTCTCCCCGCGGTCACATGGTCCCGTTTTCTGCCGCGTGCGGGAGCGGCGGCCCCCGCACATTCAGCAGGGCGCGCGCCCTGTTTGCGAAGCGCGTGTAGCAGATGACAGACTCCTCGTGCCGCAGACGGACGTCTTCTTCTCggcttctcttcttcttctgtggtgtttgATGCGGGCGGCGGAGCGGCAGCTCTCCGGGATTTTTAAAAGACCCCCTCGTGCGTGACTCTGTTGGGGCTCAGGATGATAACAACCGCCATggacacaaacaacaacaacacaggtAAACAACACCACCCGTTGTCGGCAAGGTAGCCTGTTAGAAATGCGCGTGTTGTGCGTGGTTAACGTGAAGTTTTAAACGCGCCGAATTGTGCGTTCGGGTGTGAAGGTTGTTGGTGAGTCCAGGTGAAATCCGTCAGGTCCGGTTTTCACGTCTGGACGTTGTGTTTCTTAGAAAATGTAGGATTTTACGCCGGAAAACTGTCAGGCTGTAGGTGCGTTTTAATTGGTGTGTGAGCCACGCATCGCTCCGCGGACGGTGCGTGAAGCTTGACGCGGGAAGCGGAGACTTTTGAAGCAAATAAgtcaataaatattaatattaaaaaacagactcttcaccgtcgCCGGTGCGTCTTGACTCGGCACCGAAACTGTGCGAACCTGTGAATGAGTCGCTTTGGACGCGCGGTGCCGCTCTGCTCCTTAACGCTCTGCCGCGCGGAAAACAGCAAGTTACGGTCCAAACACGcgtcaataaataataatcaataaatgtGTCGACGCTCGGCTCCGTTACTGCCTAAAGACCTTAATTCGTTTGTTGACTGGTCTTGTTGACTGGTGTTCGGTTTGGGTGTGAGCTCCGGTTCACACCGACCGGCTCCGGCACATGTCTGTGTCCGATCATCACGGGGACAGTCACCGTGATTCCGGTTGTGTTTCGGGGAACTGGGTCACGATGACAGCGCTCGGTCGGTGGGTCGTCTGGCGTCAGGTGGACCAGTCCGGAtgcgtgtgtgtgggcgtgtgcATGTGCGCGCGCTCCATCCACTACAGCGGCCGTCGTCCTTTCACATGGACCCGCAAACCGAGCCATGTGCGCTTTGTTTTCACGGAGCACGGcgcgctgtgattggctgctgctgagagTGAGCTCATTACATAATCCGCCCCTTTCCGCCTCAGCTCATTTACATACAGATACATGTAAACAGGTACTGCGATCCTTGACTGCAGTAACTGTAGGAATACCACAGTAAAAATCCTGtgttccaaatgttactgcagtagaAGTCCAAAagcaccatcatccaaatgtacttgaagtatccaaagtaaaagtactcattgtgcagaatggcccatttcacatgaatggatctgatattattggattctaattattgatgattattgtgttgatcactttaatgttggagctgatgttaactaccttatatacttctaatttgaagtactttatatactgctgggtagctgacgttaactaccttatatacttctaatttgaagtactttatgtaccgctgtttagctgacgttgactaccttatatacttctaatttgaagtactttccatactgctgggtagctgacgttaactaccttatgtacttctaatttgaagtactttccatactgctgggtatcttgggaatttccccccaggggtcaataaagtttgatgatcagtctgtattttgttggatccatctgatcctgaaaaggaactaaagttatcagataaatgtagagcaggaaaaagtccaaggtttgactctgacatgttgtgaagtccaaggatgaagtagtactacatggaaatactcaggtgaagtactaatacctcagaAATGGAGTGACGTGCAGTGTCTGGTGTCATGTGGTTCAGTTTGAGGCTGCAGGTTCCCATCTTAGTTTCTGATCTCTTCATACCTGCTCTGCCATGTGCAGCTCTGATTGGGTGTTTCCtcacccctccctcccctcctgtgTGAGAAAGTGGAGCAGCCTTAACCAATCAgcttctttcattttcctctaGTTGCACCAACAATCTCAGGGTTTCGTTCATTCCAAGTTCAGTTTGAGACTTTTTAAGGCCActttgattttctctgtttgcACTAAACCAGTTCTGAACTCACTGTAATGTGAACCCAGGACCTGGTTTTGAAGCCTGGAGTTTGGGTTTAGTGACAGGTGGTGTGTAATAACAGATCCATGAATCATGGTAGTGACTGAAGGTTCGGTGCAATCCGGAGGTTCAGTTCTTCCACCGCTCTCACTGTGAGCCTGGGACTGGTCGAGCCTCTGCAGCTGCTATTGGCTGGTGTTGGAGGACGATGAGTTGCCAAAACTGAGTCAGGTTTTTGGGTCTGGCTCTGGCCTAGTTCCATGCAAACTGCTCTTGGGGCCGTGGTATTTAACACAGAGGTAgttgctgacctttgacctgagCTGCGGCCGGTCACTGTTGACCTCTGATGGAACAGACAGAATTGAACGGGCCTATTGTGTTTCTGAGTTTCCTAAACCGTACAGTCACAAACCTTATTCCCCGAAGGACACGCTGCCTGTTTGTTCCGTGAAATGTCAGCAGCCACATTTTAAAGGCTGCTGCTAACAAAATTAGCATTGTAGCTAAACTGAAGCTGTTGGGCCCGACCCGATGGTGGGCTGCACACAGCAACACCCTGTGTCAAACTGCAGGAATCAGTCCGAGCAGGGTCTGGTCCGTCTGAGACATACTTCAGTCTTATACACTGATAAAATCACTGAACCTGTCACACTTGGTTCATCTCACTGTGTGCACTCCTGGACCTTCGTGAAGACCAGGACAGTTTAGTCCTGCACCCTATCCCAACCCTGACCTCCTGGAGCCCACACGGGGTCAAAGGTAGAGTCAGGTATAGATTAATGTCACGGGACGAGCTGGCCCTGCCCCACACTGATGGAAATGCCAGtttatggtcattttgtgtctctgtggtagtttgtgtgtctttgtggtgatgcttcatgtgtgtgtggacagtaGACCAGTCCAGTAATTCACTGGAttaactgtgtctgtctgtctgtctgtgtctgtgtctgtgtctgtgtctgtgtctgtgtctgtgtctgtgtctgtgtctgtgtctgtgtctgtgtgtgtgtgtgtgtgtgtgtgtgtgtgtgttctgagcGGCGGGAACGTGTGAGCGTGGGCAGAGGGAGGTGTGTGGGCGGCACCAACTGTGGAGGAGGCACGTGGCTCCAGGCCGTGACTGTGGAGAACACACGACTCCTGCAGTCTGcatgagggaggaggaggagagagggaggagcaggTTGAACACGTGTTTCAATGAAAACAGGCTCCGACACATTGGCTGTGCTCCTGAAACATTTCCTGGGTGCGTCTTAGTGacatttcacacacacctgaaacatgaagcctcaggtgtgtgtggagCGATGAGGAGGCTCAGACCTTCCTCAgattaacacaaacagaaatgtcacaTTCAATTTGTACGCATGGGTTTCACCTTTTAATCggctcctcttcttctgtggtggttTAATGGCAGCTCAGGTTCACGCAGGTGGAAACTGATCTTCTAAATTTCCCATCCACCAGTTTGTGTTCAGCTTTTCTGGTTGGTGGAAACTTGGCAGTGTGAAAGAATCGTTAAAACCCTTTTACTCTTGGCCGAGCTGGACCAGTTGTGATTCATCAGATTTTCCAGTGTCTCACTGAAACTGCTGATTTTCACACAAGACGTGGATGGAAACACGTTCATTCTCATTTTCCTTCACTGACTTTCTTCAAATCTGGCTCAGATTTGTTCCACATTTAGATGGAAACCCACTTTCTGTCTGGAGGATGAAACTGTGCCTTGGTGGCCCAGTTAGACCGTTGGCAGAGGCCTCGCTTTCAGTTACATAACAGATGGATCAGACTCAGGACTCATCTCCATGTTTGCATCAGCACAAGCCCGACCTGACAAAACCCTTTAGACCTGCAGTCAGTGCACAGCGTCATCCAGCTTGGAGCGTTTCTCTTTGGGCCTGAGGCTTAAATGGGAATCAGAAAATGACGCACTGTTGGTCTGAGATTCAGTTTAAATGAACGAATAAAACCTGATTGTATGAGACAGGAGTTGACGCCTGAGCTCTTACCAAgcagcagcgtgtgtgtgtgtgtgtgtgtgtgtgttcattcattGCAGTCGTGCAGACAGAAACCAGGCGTCACGTGCACCCCCGTCACGTGGGAGCAGGAGTCGCTGCTGCAGGATGAAAGCAGGAAGCTCAAACTGAGACCGTTTCTCTGCTGTCGGCTTCCcccactgtgtctctgtggacGTTAAAGTCAGGTGTTTATGTCAGAATATAAACATCCTGAATggatcctttcaaaataaaatccacagCTGTATTCAGAATTTACCTGCAGCTGAATTAAGGCTTTAGTTCTTCAGTTCCTTCTCTTTAATGATAAACTTCATTATTACTGTTATAATGCTGATGCTGAATGAGAcgtacagaaacaaaaacattcatgtctTTTGGTTTTTCAGAGACGGATCATCCGATTTTGTTTCGGAACCTTGTTCTAACATAAACCTGGTTCTGACCTGAACCTAAGACCATTCAACACTAGAACACTactatttaatattaaatatccCCTTAAACTGatgctggtttaaggggataGAGTTTGACACATTTTGTTCCATAAATTCACCTccagcagaaacactgaagtttTCCCGATTTACATCAAATGCATAAAATCTTATGTAGCAGAGTGTTTTAACCTTCTCAGCTCCGACTCACCAGTCTGACCTCTCTCCTGCAGGAGGTGTGATCTCCTATGTGGGTTCGTGTGGAGGATCTCCGACCAGGACCAGCCCAGTCTCCATGTACAGTGAGAACTCCAACTCCCAGCCTGGCTTCACCTCCTCATCTTTATCTGCATccttcctcagcagcagctccagttCAGGCTCTGCAGCAGAAGATggctcctcctcagcctcctcatcggCAGGAGGTTCGCCTCGAGGTCGGGACGACGGAGGATCTCTGAGGGTGTCACCCAGCAAGTCTGTGGCCAGTCTGACCAGTAAGAACCTGCACAGCTCCACTTTCAGCAGATCGTAATAGAAAAAGCAGTTGTCATGCAAAGAATCTAAACTGTGCGAAATGTTAAAAACACCTATCGGAACAGGAGAAGAGGCTGTACAAATATTTTATCTGCACAGTGAAGGGAAGTTCCAATAAAATAATGGTCCCCCCGAAGGAACAGGAACTCTCTAACTAAGAAATCCTGAAAAATCATCTTGAAATGCACAAGTTACCAATAATACATTAGACcagtggaagaagtactcagattctttactgcagtacaaatactgcagtGTAAAAATCTTCTGtactgcattcaaaatgttactgcagtaaaagtacaacagTACAGTTGATGTTTGAACATGTTTGATGGCACCGTCTGATTTTACTCACACACCTATGCTGGAAATCAAAATAACCCAAGTCAGAAAACAGTTTATTGATcggtgtgaaaaagtgttaaAATTAATATGAAGGATGGAGAACTGAGAGCATGCCGCTGTGTTTCAGAGCTGAACGGGATGGTGCTGCTCTGCAAGGTCTGTGGGGACGTGGCCTCTGGTTTCCATTACGGCGTTCACGCCTGCGAGGGCTGCAAGGTGAGCTCCTACATCCACACACCTATCAGGTCATGCTTTAGCTGGGACATGATGCCTGACCTCAACCACAACAACTGatgccccttttccattatGTGGGTTTGACTCAGATGTCACACTCATGACTCTTTTAATAACATCACTCCCTGTCCAATCAGTGACCCgcagtctgttgacgtcacattttagtacCTGCTCAGCTCGCTTAGAACCTCGGCCGAgcaggtactaaaaaagtaccttCTACCAGGTACTATCCCTTAATGGAAAACCCCCCAGAACTGGATACATGGATGGAAACCACTTGTTGTTTTGCTAATCTTTGAGAACGTTTGAAAGAAGCCCACCTCGTGTCTCCACCTGCAGGGTTTCTTCCGTCGCAGCATTCAGCAGAACATCCAGTACAAGAAGTGTCTGAAGAACGAGAGCTGCACCATCATGAGGATCAACAGGAACCGCTGCCAGCAGTGCCGCTTCAAGAAGTGCCTGTCTGTGGGCATGAGCCGAGACGGTCAGTACTCACCTGTCTGCCCGTACACACCTGCACACCCAGCTGTCAGCAGCCTGTAGCTCTGTGTTGTACTGGCCTCAGTGTCCAGAGGCCAGTACAACACCTGGTTCAAAGGGTAATCTGTAGGTTTTGTTGAATTGTCCAATAGGAAAATTCTTTTCTGAAGCTCTGATCTgtcacttcctcttcttcttcctcctcttcctcctcctgctccgtCCACAGCTGTTCGTTTCGGGCGGATCCCGAAGCGTGAGAAACAGAGGATGTTGGCTGAGATGCAGAGCGCTATGAACAACATGGTCAATAACGAGCTGCAGAACGACTTCCAGCTCGCCagcctctcttcttcttcctcctcatcatcctcttcatcctcctcttcctcctctccatgcCCGGGTGTGACCATTGCCATCCAGCCCCAGCCCTCGGCACTGCCGATCGCCCCTTCCTCACCTTCTCCCCCTGCcgctgcctcctcttcctcaccccctcctcttccttctcctccctgtcaaagcccctccccctcctcctcgcCCCCTCCCAGTCCGGGCGTGGACTCCACCATCAGCACCATCGCCTGTGCTCACCGCGAGACCTTCCTGTACGCTCACGACAAACTGGCCAAGGCTCATGCgccacctcagcagcagctggcgAACAACCACTGCCACACCCAGGAGGCGGAGCCTTGGGAACCCAACTGCTACGGCAGCAGTTACCATGCCAACGATCTCAACAACATCTATCACCATAACAACAACTTGGGGACGGGGCACCATCTGCCAGTGGATGACAGTAGCAATGTCACATATCGTCACCATAGCAATGGAAGGCGGAGCCTGCATAACAATAATCTGAATAGGGAAGATGGGCCCTGTGATCATGTGACCCAGGAGCAGAATTGTCCAATGAAGAACTGCACAGGGATAGTACTGGTGAGAACCAATcagaatattatatttaaagcCCCGCCTCTTTCTAACCAGTCAGTTAATCATTATTAAATGTTGATGCAGATTTACCATTAAAATTCATAGTAAATCTCAGTAAAGAGGCACCTCACTAACGTAAAAGTACCAatgaaacaatgtaaaaatactccattacaGGTAAAAGTCCTGATCACACAGTGTATTTAAGGTAAAGTACTGGGTATTATAGTGTTTGAGTACTGGGTATTATAGTGTTTGACTGGTACTTGTACATTAAACACTTGAGTACTTCTTCGGTATTTCGGCCTGTTTGCGATTGGATAATCACTGTTCAGGGGAGGGATTTAGCAAACAGTCGCCTGATTGGTTGATGGAGGTCTCCTCTGTTTGCAGGCCTGTCCAATGAACATGCGGCCTCGTGCTGACCCCACGAAGACCCCCCAGGAGATCTGGGAGGActtctctctgtccttcactCCTGCCGTCAGGGAGGT
This genomic window from Mastacembelus armatus chromosome 8, fMasArm1.2, whole genome shotgun sequence contains:
- the nr1d1 gene encoding nuclear receptor subfamily 1 group D member 1 isoform X2, with translation MITTAMDTNNNNTGGVISYVGSCGGSPTRTSPVSMYSENSNSQPGFTSSSLSASFLSSSSSSGSAAEDGSSSASSSAGGSPRGRDDGGSLRVSPSKSVASLTKLNGMVLLCKVCGDVASGFHYGVHACEGCKGFFRRSIQQNIQYKKCLKNESCTIMRINRNRCQQCRFKKCLSVGMSRDAVRFGRIPKREKQRMLAEMQSAMNNMVNNELQNDFQLASLSSSSSSSSSSSSSSSSPCPGVTIAIQPQPSALPIAPSSPSPPAAASSSSPPPLPSPPCQSPSPSSSPPPSPGVDSTISTIACAHRETFLYAHDKLAKAHAPPQQQLANNHCHTQEAEPWEPNCYGSSYHANDLNNIYHHNNNLGTGHHLPVDDSSNVTYRHHSNGRRSLHNNNLNREDGPCDHVTQEQNCPMKNCTGIVLACPMNMRPRADPTKTPQEIWEDFSLSFTPAVREVVEFAKHIPGFSVLSQNDQVALLKAGTFEVLMVRFASLFNMKEQTVTFISGTTYNLEQLQAMGMSELLAAMFDFSHKLATLELNAEELGLFTAVVLVSADRSGIENVASVEQLQENLIRALRSLINKSAVAPGNNHHNVESPRFTKLLLKLPDLRTLNNMHSEKLLSFRIDA
- the LOC113141569 gene encoding uncharacterized protein LOC113141569 isoform X2, which codes for MGNYFSEQAELDRFVKSLKDGPDLRVNENIVMFCGLSSSDNLKQHYEKRKMEVGDYGANWIKALVDKLAALKCAPELGGIGGLAIAIFIDIISSTPPEESTKEALRSVFAEEKASEVWDLIDECLKRCVMNLQNPNDLKSDIRRIEQQLSVAITKLKNSMVRDGHMSSSALKAWVNGAAFHVQMLIHLVRLGELQTCDPVQKLLSVCEDDVDPLFKKHQKRHACEL
- the LOC113141569 gene encoding uncharacterized protein LOC113141569 isoform X1; amino-acid sequence: MCQNLFFFENLQRHIEIDLPAESEHVKMGNYFSEQAELDRFVKSLKDGPDLRVNENIVMFCGLSSSDNLKQHYEKRKMEVGDYGANWIKALVDKLAALKCAPELGGIGGLAIAIFIDIISSTPPEESTKEALRSVFAEEKASEVWDLIDECLKRCVMNLQNPNDLKSDIRRIEQQLSVAITKLKNSMVRDGHMSSSALKAWVNGAAFHVQMLIHLVRLGELQTCDPVQKLLSVCEDDVDPLFKKHQKRHACEL
- the nr1d1 gene encoding nuclear receptor subfamily 1 group D member 1 isoform X1, whose translation is MKTGSDTLAVLLKHFLGGVISYVGSCGGSPTRTSPVSMYSENSNSQPGFTSSSLSASFLSSSSSSGSAAEDGSSSASSSAGGSPRGRDDGGSLRVSPSKSVASLTKLNGMVLLCKVCGDVASGFHYGVHACEGCKGFFRRSIQQNIQYKKCLKNESCTIMRINRNRCQQCRFKKCLSVGMSRDAVRFGRIPKREKQRMLAEMQSAMNNMVNNELQNDFQLASLSSSSSSSSSSSSSSSSPCPGVTIAIQPQPSALPIAPSSPSPPAAASSSSPPPLPSPPCQSPSPSSSPPPSPGVDSTISTIACAHRETFLYAHDKLAKAHAPPQQQLANNHCHTQEAEPWEPNCYGSSYHANDLNNIYHHNNNLGTGHHLPVDDSSNVTYRHHSNGRRSLHNNNLNREDGPCDHVTQEQNCPMKNCTGIVLACPMNMRPRADPTKTPQEIWEDFSLSFTPAVREVVEFAKHIPGFSVLSQNDQVALLKAGTFEVLMVRFASLFNMKEQTVTFISGTTYNLEQLQAMGMSELLAAMFDFSHKLATLELNAEELGLFTAVVLVSADRSGIENVASVEQLQENLIRALRSLINKSAVAPGNNHHNVESPRFTKLLLKLPDLRTLNNMHSEKLLSFRIDA